In a genomic window of Streptomyces koelreuteriae:
- a CDS encoding family 43 glycosylhydrolase yields the protein MTVLHNPVLRGFAPDPSLIRVGDWYYVATSSFEWFPTIPIHRSRDLAHWEYAGHVEGAAPGGTLAGVPDSGGVWAPSLSWDGERFWVTYTVVRSVGTPYFDLDTYVSTATGVGGAWSAPRRVVSHGFDPALFHEDGRLWLLNLQNDHRPGGRRFAGIVVTELDRDTLTPVGRTRLLLQHDRLVEGPKLLRREGWYYLVLAEGGTGWEHGVRVARGRELTGPYTLDDRPLLTTRDDEGVPLQKAGHGELVETPEGRWLLGHLTARPLHTPQGRRCTLGRETAIQAVTWDAEGWPRLRQGGWHPAVDVDVPTRPHPLPPAAPPEGLSWPWSTLREAPDPSWADTTARPGWIRLRGRQGPESRWATSLLAQRVTEHRAEAEVTVEARPVTFAQAAGLVLRYDAEAYLSLDLTWAEPEGEPQRGQQWSGGGRTVLSLVERDEHGARQVAVVDVPVEAPVTLGATVEGADARFWYVRDGVRTAVGPALDFSRLSDDHGSRLRFTGAMAGIHARDLVDAAFTADFTGFRLTCTPG from the coding sequence GTGACCGTCCTGCACAACCCCGTCCTCCGCGGCTTCGCCCCCGACCCCTCACTGATCCGGGTCGGCGACTGGTACTACGTGGCCACGAGTTCCTTCGAGTGGTTCCCGACGATCCCGATCCACCGCTCCCGCGACCTGGCCCACTGGGAGTACGCGGGGCACGTCGAGGGGGCGGCGCCCGGGGGCACGCTGGCCGGGGTGCCCGACTCGGGCGGCGTCTGGGCTCCGTCGCTGAGCTGGGACGGGGAACGGTTCTGGGTGACGTACACCGTCGTACGGTCGGTCGGCACGCCGTACTTCGACCTGGACACCTACGTCTCGACGGCCACCGGCGTGGGCGGCGCGTGGAGTGCCCCGCGCCGGGTGGTGAGCCATGGGTTCGATCCGGCGCTGTTCCACGAGGACGGCCGGCTGTGGCTGCTGAACCTGCAGAACGACCATCGGCCGGGAGGGCGGCGGTTCGCGGGGATCGTCGTCACGGAGCTGGACCGGGACACGCTGACACCCGTCGGGCGGACACGTCTGCTGCTCCAGCACGACCGGCTGGTCGAGGGGCCGAAGCTGCTGCGGCGCGAGGGCTGGTACTACCTGGTGCTCGCCGAGGGCGGCACGGGCTGGGAGCACGGGGTGCGGGTGGCCCGCGGCCGGGAACTGACCGGGCCGTACACGCTCGACGACCGGCCGCTGCTGACCACGCGGGACGACGAGGGCGTGCCGTTGCAGAAGGCCGGGCACGGCGAGCTGGTCGAGACGCCGGAGGGGCGGTGGCTGCTCGGTCATCTGACGGCCCGTCCGCTGCACACGCCGCAGGGCCGTCGCTGCACGCTCGGCCGGGAGACCGCGATCCAGGCGGTGACCTGGGACGCGGAGGGCTGGCCCCGGCTGCGGCAGGGCGGTTGGCACCCGGCGGTCGACGTCGACGTGCCGACCCGGCCGCACCCGCTGCCGCCCGCCGCCCCGCCCGAGGGCTTGTCCTGGCCGTGGAGCACCCTGCGCGAGGCGCCGGATCCGTCCTGGGCCGATACGACGGCACGCCCGGGCTGGATCCGGCTGCGCGGCCGGCAGGGGCCGGAGTCCCGCTGGGCGACCAGCCTGCTGGCGCAGCGCGTCACCGAGCACCGCGCCGAGGCCGAAGTCACCGTCGAGGCACGGCCGGTGACCTTCGCCCAGGCCGCGGGGCTGGTGCTCCGGTACGACGCCGAGGCGTATCTCAGCCTGGACCTGACCTGGGCGGAACCGGAGGGCGAGCCGCAGCGGGGGCAGCAGTGGAGCGGGGGTGGTCGTACGGTGCTCAGCCTCGTGGAGCGGGATGAGCACGGTGCGCGGCAGGTCGCCGTGGTGGACGTGCCGGTGGAGGCACCGGTGACGTTGGGGGCGACGGTCGAGGGGGCCGACGCCCGGTTCTGGTACGTACGGGACGGGGTGCGTACGGCGGTCGGACCGGCCCTGGACTTCAGCCGGCTGTCCGACGACCACGGTTCCCGGCTGCGCTTCACCGGGGCGATGGCGGGCATCCACGCCCGGGACCTCGTCGACGCGGCGTTCACGGCGGACTTCACGGGATTCCGGCTGACCTGCACACCCGGCTGA
- a CDS encoding carbohydrate ABC transporter permease, which produces MTRSLRWKGAAFTVPFQLGFVFLYLLPIGYAAYESLFTEKQSGLGLGGATTEFVGLDNYTQGLTDSAFMDSVLRVVLFACVQIPFMLLVSLLLALFLDALTSRVASRFRILLLVPYMIPGVVAAIVWVNLYSPDVGPLTPIGHALGFDWNFFAPSMVWPSIGNLLTWHGIGYNMVIIYSALQGVPRELFEAARLDGASELRIARSIKIPFVRGALVLTGLLSIIQMLQIFNEPALFRNITPQTVSDSFTPIMIIYNQAFNAGNYHYAAALSVLLALILGVASFLFYRLTSKEAD; this is translated from the coding sequence ATGACTCGCTCCCTGCGCTGGAAGGGCGCCGCGTTCACGGTGCCCTTCCAGCTCGGCTTCGTCTTCCTGTATCTGCTCCCGATCGGCTACGCCGCCTACGAGTCGCTGTTCACGGAGAAGCAGTCCGGGCTCGGCCTCGGCGGCGCGACGACGGAGTTCGTCGGGCTCGACAACTACACCCAGGGCCTGACCGACTCGGCGTTCATGGACTCCGTCCTGCGGGTGGTGCTCTTCGCCTGTGTGCAGATCCCGTTCATGCTGCTGGTCAGCCTGCTGCTGGCGCTGTTCCTGGACGCGCTGACCTCCAGGGTGGCGAGCCGGTTCCGGATCCTGCTGCTGGTGCCGTACATGATCCCCGGCGTGGTCGCGGCGATCGTGTGGGTCAATCTCTACAGCCCGGACGTCGGCCCGCTCACCCCGATCGGCCACGCCCTCGGCTTCGACTGGAACTTCTTCGCGCCGTCGATGGTGTGGCCGTCCATCGGCAATCTGCTGACCTGGCACGGCATCGGCTACAACATGGTGATCATCTACTCGGCGCTGCAGGGCGTGCCGCGCGAGCTGTTCGAGGCGGCGCGGCTGGACGGCGCCTCCGAGCTGCGGATCGCGCGCAGCATCAAGATCCCGTTCGTGCGCGGGGCGCTGGTCCTGACCGGTCTGCTGTCGATCATCCAGATGCTGCAGATCTTCAACGAGCCGGCGCTGTTCCGGAACATCACCCCGCAGACGGTCAGCGACAGCTTCACCCCGATCATGATCATCTACAACCAGGCGTTCAACGCGGGCAACTACCACTACGCGGCCGCCCTGTCCGTGCTCCTGGCGCTCATCCTGGGTGTCGCCTCCTTCCTCTTCTACCGGCTCACCTCGAAGGAGGCCGACTGA
- a CDS encoding Gfo/Idh/MocA family protein, which translates to MSETPAVSRRLLLGGAVATGALAAGMSSAAPAAAAATGQAPRRRPGQKSMIGVPFEAHRTVRVGVIGLGNRGAGMVEGWAAVPGCTVTAVCDIRADRARRAADRLVSKGKPRPAEYGGSAGSYARMLRRDDIDLVYVATPWEFHHEHGRAALLSGRHAVVELPVATELRELWDLVDTSERTRRHLLLAENCSYGRNELAMLRMAHAGVFGDITNGHGGYLHDLRELLFSDTYYTDSWRRLWHTRSTASLYPMHGLAPIAAAMDVNRGDRMATLSATATAPKGLADYRERFVPRDHPSWKETYINGDLVTCLIETERGRVVRAEHDVSSPRPYSRINTLAGSRGIVEDYTGPSPTGARVYLEPDHGGHTWRDFADYRKEYDHWLWRKVGDDAANNGGHGGMDYVLQWRTVQLMRAGLVPDIDVYDSAAWCAAVPLSAASLERQGRPVEIPDFTRGAWAGRRPGLDSDPTEMPPVG; encoded by the coding sequence ATGTCCGAAACACCCGCTGTCTCACGCCGACTGCTCCTGGGCGGAGCCGTCGCCACCGGTGCGCTCGCGGCCGGGATGAGCTCCGCGGCACCGGCCGCGGCCGCCGCGACCGGGCAGGCGCCCCGCCGCCGTCCCGGGCAGAAGTCGATGATCGGCGTGCCGTTCGAGGCCCACAGAACCGTCCGCGTCGGTGTCATCGGCCTGGGCAACCGCGGCGCGGGCATGGTCGAGGGCTGGGCGGCCGTGCCCGGCTGCACCGTGACCGCCGTCTGCGACATCCGCGCCGACCGGGCGCGCCGCGCCGCCGACCGGCTGGTGAGCAAGGGCAAGCCCCGCCCCGCCGAGTACGGCGGATCGGCCGGCTCCTACGCCCGCATGCTCCGGCGCGACGACATCGACCTCGTATATGTCGCCACGCCCTGGGAGTTCCACCACGAGCACGGCAGGGCCGCGCTGCTGAGCGGCAGACACGCGGTGGTGGAGCTGCCCGTCGCGACCGAACTGCGCGAGCTGTGGGACCTGGTCGACACCTCCGAGCGCACCCGCAGGCATCTGCTCCTCGCCGAGAACTGCAGCTACGGCCGCAATGAACTGGCCATGCTGCGGATGGCGCACGCCGGTGTGTTCGGCGACATCACCAACGGCCATGGCGGCTACCTCCACGACCTGCGTGAACTCCTCTTCTCCGACACGTACTACACCGACTCCTGGCGGCGGCTGTGGCACACCCGCAGCACCGCGTCCCTCTACCCGATGCACGGGCTGGCCCCGATCGCGGCGGCCATGGACGTCAACCGCGGTGACCGCATGGCCACCCTGTCCGCCACCGCGACCGCCCCGAAGGGGCTGGCCGACTACCGCGAGCGCTTCGTCCCCCGGGACCACCCGTCCTGGAAGGAGACGTACATCAACGGGGACCTGGTCACCTGTCTCATCGAGACGGAACGGGGCAGGGTCGTCCGGGCCGAGCACGACGTGAGTTCACCCCGGCCGTACAGCAGGATCAACACCCTCGCCGGCAGCCGCGGGATCGTCGAGGACTACACCGGGCCCAGCCCGACCGGCGCACGCGTCTACCTGGAACCGGACCACGGCGGCCACACCTGGCGCGACTTCGCCGACTACCGCAAGGAGTACGACCACTGGCTGTGGCGGAAGGTCGGCGACGACGCCGCGAACAACGGCGGTCACGGCGGCATGGACTACGTCCTGCAGTGGCGCACCGTCCAGCTCATGCGCGCCGGGCTGGTGCCCGACATCGACGTCTACGACTCGGCCGCCTGGTGCGCGGCGGTCCCGCTGAGCGCCGCGTCCCTGGAGCGGCAGGGCCGCCCGGTCGAGATCCCGGACTTCACCCGTGGCGCCTGGGCCGGCCGACGGCCCGGCCTCGACTCGGACCCGACGGAGATGCCGCCCGTCGGCTGA
- a CDS encoding carbohydrate ABC transporter permease, with amino-acid sequence MVLTERTATERPEVRGVRRLSRPDPASRGRGGQRFLLVGLVLASVYSLFPVWWLIVAATKDRTALYQSNGLWFSGWHLWDNLHQVFTYQDGIFLRWTANSLLYAGVGSLGGTLIALATGYGLARFDFPGRNAIFACVVGSFLIPIALLTLPLYLLFSAIGMVDTPWAMLVPCLINPFSVYLAKVYTEATIPYELLEAARIDGAGELRIFFSIVLRMMTTGGATVFLLAFVNTWNAFFLPLTVLRGKENWTLNLGLYNWTGTRLESGIDLTGLVLTGALLSIVPMAIMMVAMRRYWRTGVTLGALK; translated from the coding sequence ATGGTGCTGACCGAGCGGACCGCCACCGAGCGGCCCGAAGTCCGGGGCGTGCGGCGCCTGTCCCGCCCGGATCCGGCCTCGCGCGGGCGGGGCGGCCAGCGCTTCCTCCTCGTCGGGCTGGTCCTGGCGAGCGTCTACAGCCTGTTCCCGGTGTGGTGGCTGATCGTCGCCGCGACCAAGGACCGCACGGCGCTGTACCAGAGCAACGGCCTGTGGTTCTCGGGCTGGCATCTGTGGGACAACCTGCATCAGGTGTTCACCTACCAGGACGGCATCTTCCTGCGGTGGACGGCCAACTCGCTGCTGTACGCCGGGGTCGGCTCGCTCGGCGGCACGCTGATCGCCCTCGCGACCGGGTACGGACTGGCCCGGTTCGACTTCCCGGGCCGCAACGCGATCTTCGCGTGTGTCGTGGGCTCGTTCCTGATCCCGATCGCGCTGCTCACGCTCCCGCTGTATCTGCTGTTCTCGGCGATCGGCATGGTGGACACCCCCTGGGCGATGCTCGTCCCCTGCCTCATCAACCCGTTCAGCGTCTATCTGGCCAAGGTGTACACCGAGGCCACGATCCCCTACGAGCTGCTGGAGGCGGCGCGGATCGACGGCGCCGGCGAGCTGCGGATCTTCTTCAGCATCGTGCTGCGGATGATGACGACGGGCGGCGCGACGGTGTTCCTGCTGGCCTTCGTGAACACCTGGAACGCCTTCTTCCTGCCGCTGACGGTGCTGCGCGGCAAGGAGAACTGGACGCTCAACCTCGGCCTCTACAACTGGACGGGCACCCGGCTGGAGTCCGGCATCGACCTGACCGGTCTGGTGCTGACCGGGGCGCTGCTGTCCATCGTGCCGATGGCGATCATGATGGTCGCGATGCGCCGCTACTGGCGGACGGGCGTGACGCTCGGCGCCCTCAAGTGA